Within the Echinicola sp. 20G genome, the region CCAAAGTCTCCCAATCAAACCTTTAACATAAGTGGAATAACAGAAGACTCAAAAGGACAAATTTGGATTTTCACCCAGCAAGCGGGAATTTGGCGTTTGGAGGAGAAAAAATTCATCCAAATCCCAAGTGGATCCCTTGCCCAAAAACAAATCAGCAACTTGTTTTTCAGTGACGAGACCCTATGGATTACGGCAGACAATGGCTTATTTCGTTGCAAACTTAACAATGACTCCATCGACATTGTCAATCACTATACGGCTACAGACGGTTTGCCCAATAGTGTTTTTTCCAGAGGAGCGGTGACCCAAAGTAAAGATGGACATTATTTCTTAGGGAGTTTGGGGGGCTTGAGTTCCTTTCACCCTGACAGCCTCCAGACCAACCCCAACATTCCTCCCATTGTGCTGACCAGTTTATCCATTGACAATAAAACAATCCCTCAGGGAACCAAGGGGATTTTGGAAAGGGAAATCAACCAAATGGAACAGATCACACTTCCAGAAGGCAGCAATGATTTCAGTTTGTCCTTTGCCAGTCTGAACTATATCAAGCCTGAAAAAAACCAGTATGCGTATAAATTAGAAGGGATTGATGAAGACTGGACATATACTACCCATACCTCGGCCAACTATGTCGACCTACCACCTGGAAGTTATACCTTTACAGTCAAAGGCAGCAATAATGATGGTTTGTGGAATGAAAATGGCCGATCCATCAAAATCAAAGTCCCGGGAAACCCCTATTTCAGCTCTTATTGGCTTATAGGTTTATTTGTTCTATTAGTCCTTTCAGGTGCATATATCTTTATCACCAAACAAAAGCTCTCTCAATCCAACATTATTGTACCTCAAAAACACCCAGTTCCAAAACCAATTTTGGACGAAGGCGAAATAAGGTCACTTGAAAGCAAAGAAGAGTCATCAGATGATTTCTTTGAAAGGGCCAAAAACATTGTATTGGCCCACCTGCAAGAGGAAGATTTTGATGTGAATATGCTTAGCCGAGAGCTTGGAACAAGCCGTACCCAGCTCTATCGAAAATTCAAGGAAAACAATGGCGACACGGTGTCTTCCTTTATCAAAGAAATCAAACTCAACAAAGCCTACCAACTTTTAACCACCTGTCAATTTACTATCACGGAAGTATACCAAATGTCCGGCTTCAAATCAGCTTCCCACTTCAGTAAATCCTTCCAAACAAGATTCGGACTATCCCCTTCTGAATTGATCTCCCAACACAAAAGAAAATCCAAACAAATAGCGAATTCCTTCTCAAACCCTTCATAAAAGGACATTTGGAACAAATAAACAAGTGATTTGGGACGATAGGAAAAGCATAAAAAAGGATAATTGGGCATATTTGTAGCATATGCTTTTTTAATAAAAGGCCATAGAGACATCAAATATGAACAGAAGACAATTTGCTAAATTCAGTGTTTTAGCATCGAGTGCTATAGCTTTTCCCAACATCAATTATGGCAAAGAAAGATCATCAAAAAACCCCATCATTGGCCATGGTGATTTTAAGTATAAGGTCTACCAAGACTGGGGAACCCAAAGTCCTTTAAAATATCCGGTCAAAGATTGCCATGAAATGGTTCAGGATAAAAAAGGCCGATTGATTTTACTTACCAACGAAACCAAAAATAATGTTATCTTTTATAGTCGTTCAGGAAAGGTATTGAAAACTTGGGGGCATGATTTTCCCGGTGCTCACGGTCTGACTTTGCATCAGGAAGGTGAAGAGGAATTCTTGTACATCACTGATCATGACCGACATCAAGTTTTCAAGACTACTTTGGATGGAAAAATCCTCCTTACACTGGATTTCCCCAAAGAAACCGGTGTCTACGACAAACCTGAACAATATCGCCCCACAGAAACCGCTATTGGCCCTAACGGGGACATATATGTAACTGATGGTTATGGTCAAAGTTACGTGATACAATATTCGTCCAAGGGGGAGTACATCAGGCACTTTGGCGGACGTGGAAATGAAGAGAACCAACTAAAGCAAGCCCATGGAATTTGCTTGGACACCAGAAATCCGGATAACCTGGAATTGCTGGTTACCTCACGAGGTGCTAAGGAATTCAAAAGATTTACCTTAGACGGCAAATACCTAGCAACCATCAAAACACCTGGCTGTGCCATTAACCGTGGAGTGATCAAGGGAAAAAACCTTTACTTCTCCGTGCTGGAGACTAAGACCCCTTGGGCCTATGACGGGATGGTCATTGTACTCAATGAAAACAACGAAATTGTTTCTGCTCCTGGAGGATCAGCGCCAAAGTACATCGATGGTATGCTTCAGAATATGGTCTCGGATAACATAAGCTTTATGAATCCACATGATGTTTGCATAGATGAGGATGAAAACATCTATGTACCTCAGTGGCTTTCTGGAAGAACCTATCCTGTCAAGCTAGAAAGAGTCTAACGAAAATGCGAAATAACCTTTAATGAATGGTCTAATGATGACACGATATTTAATCTTTTTTTTAAGCATCTTTACGGTGGGAATATTGACCTTTTTTTCTTGCAACAATCAAGAAGAAAAAGTTGATTTTAATGCTGAAGTCCGCCCTATCCTAAACAGCAAGTGTATTACTTGCCATGGAGGGGTAAAACAATCTGGTGACTTTAGTTTGCTTTTTGAATCTGAAGCTTTGGCAGCCACTAAATCCGGACACCCTGCCATCATTCCAGGTGATGCAGAAGGAAGCGAGATGATCAAAAGGATTTTGGAGGATGATCCTGAACAGCGTATGCCACCAGAAGGCCCATCGCTTAGCAAAGATGAAGTCAATATCCTAAAAAAATGGATCAATCAAGGTGCGAAGTGGGAAGACCATTGGTCATTTGTCGCACCAGAAAAACCCGAATTGCCACAAGCTGACCTTCAAGAATGGGAAGAAAATCCAATTGATCATTTTGTATTGGATAAAATAGAAGAGAAAGGACTTTCTCCATCTCCACAGGCTGATGCCAACACTTTGGCAAGAAGGCTGTCCCTTGACATTATTGGGCTTCCGCCTACTCCAGAGATGGTCCAAAAACTAAATAGTGACCCTTCTCTGAAGAATTATGAAAGCTTGGTGGATGAACTTTTGGATGCTCCCCAATTTGGAGAAAAATGGGCTTCCATGTGGTTGGATTTGGCCCGGTATGCTGACTCCAAGGGCTATGAAAAAGACCTCCACCGTGATATGTGGAAATACAGAGATTGGGTCATTAAAGCCTTTAATCAGGACATGCCTTTTGATCAGTTTACCATAGAACAGTTGGCCGGAGACTTATTGCCCAACCCAAGCAAAGACCAATTGATCGCTACAGGCTTCCACAGAAACACCATGACCAATGATGAAGGGGGGACCGATGATGAGGAGTTCCGTGTTGCTGCAGTTTTGGACAGGGTAAACACTACCTGGGAAGTTTGGCAAGGCATCACCTTTGCCTGTGTCCAATGCCATAGTCACCCCTATGACCCCATTAAACATGATGAATACTATGAGTTTTATGCCTTTTTCAACAACACCGCTGATGAGGACAGTTATCCCGTAGAGAAACCTGTTATACCAGTGTATACCGAGGTGGATAACCAGAAAAGGGAAGAACTTCTCAATTGGATAGACTCTGTCAAATCCAACAAAGTGAATTACAGGTTCGCCTCAACCATCAAAGAAAAAGAAGCGGAACTCAATGAGATCAAGCAATACACCTTGCCAGTTATGCAGGAACTTCCCGAGGAGGAAAGAAGGAAAACTTTTGTTTTCGAAAGAGGTAACTGGACTACCCATGGGAAGGAAGTGACCCCAGGTGTCCCTGGCTCCATGCCCAATTTGGAATCCAATACCAAACCTGACAGGCTTTCCATGGCGAAATGGTTGGTTAGTGAAGAAAACCCATTGACTGCTAGGGTGATGGTCAACAGGATCTGGGGACAGTTATTTGGAAAAGGCCTCGTAGAAACCCAAGAGGATTTCGGTTCTCAGGGAATTGAGCCTACCCACCCCGAGTTATTGGACTGGTTGGCCATCGAATGGATGCAAAAAGACCAGTGGCACCTAAAAGCATTGATCAAAAGGATCGTCATGTCAGCCACCTATAGACAATCCTCAGAGGTAAGCCCGAAAACCCTTAAAATAGACGCTGCCAATGACTATTTATCCAGGGCACCAAGGGTAAGGTTATCTGCTGAGCAAGTCAGGGATCAGGCTTTGGCGGTCAGTGGTTTATTGAGCGATAAAATGTACGGGCCATCCGTAATGCCTTATCAGCCAGAAGGTATCTGGCAAGCCGTATACAATGGTAGTTCCTGGGAAAAAAGTAAAGGAGAAGACCAATACAGAAGAGCCGTCTACACTTACTTGCGAAGGACCAGCCCATACCCATCCATGACGGCTTTTGATGGGCCTAGCCGAGAGTTTTGTGTCAATCGAAGAATCGACACCAATACACCACTACAAGCCTTGGTTACCCTAAATGATGCGGTATTTGTAGAAGCAGCACAAGAGGTTGCCAAAAAGATGCAAGCTGCCGCAGATCAGACCAAAGATCAAATTATTTATGGCTATGAACTTGCGCTTTTCCAATCTCCATCAGAAGAAGACATGAAAATCTTGATGGAACTGTATACCAATGCCCATTCGCATTTTGAGACTACTGGGAAAGGCCTGGAAAACATGGACAATAAAACCACTGACCCAGCATTGAACTCGCTTACCGTAGTGGCCAATGCCATATTGAATTTGGATAAGTTCATCACTAAAAACTAAACTCGCTAACAACTGATATCATGAATATATTTGAGGAAGAACAATATAGACAGGCCGAACTCAATACCCGCCGGCAATTCCTAAGGAAATGCATCTCAGGAATGGGAGGAATTGCTTTAGGCTCCTTAATGGGTAGCGCCCTGACCAGCTGTGGAAGCGATTCCAGCAGCTCAGGACTGGTCAGAAGCAGTGATAATCCGATGGGTGCCCTTCCTTCCCACTTTTTACCCAAAGCCAAAAGGGTTATTTACCTCCACATGGCAGGAGCTCCTTCCCAGTTGGAATTATTTGATTACAAGCCTGAACTTCAAAAACTGGACGGTCTGGATTGTCCTCCATCTCTTTTGGAAGGAAAAAGATTTGCCTTTATCAAAGGCACTCCTAAGATGCTTGGCCCTCAATTTAATTTTGCCCAGCACGGTCAATCCGGGGCTTGGATGTCTGATCGCCTTCCCCACCTTTCCAGCTGTGTGGATGATATGACCTTCCTCAAGGCCATGCACACCAATGAATTCAACCATGCTCCTGCCCAGCTGCTGCTCCAAACCGGTAGTGCCAGATTGGGTAAGCCCAGTATGGGTTCATGGGTCACTTATGGACTAGGTTCTGAAAACCAAAACCTTCCTGGGTTTATGGTCTTGGTATCTGGAGGAAAAACCCCTAGTGCCGGTAAGAGTATCTGGGGCAGTGGCTTCTTACCTACCGTCTATCAAGGGGTACAATGCCGCTCCAAAGGTGATCCCGTGCTTTATCTTTCTGATCCAAAAGGGATGAGCAAGGCTTTGCGCGAGCAGTCCATCCAAGCCATCAACAAGCTCAACCAAAAGCAATTCGAGGAAATCGGAGATCCTGAAATCATGACCCGAATTTCCCAATATGAAATGGCCTTTAAGATGCAAACCTCTGTCCCGGAAACCATGGATATCAAGGACGAACCAGAATACATCCATAAAATGTATGGTACCCAACCTGGCCAATCCTCCTTTGCCAACAACTGCCTTTTGGCTAGGAGGCTGGCAGAAAAAGGGGTTCGCTTTATCCAGCTTTACCACTGGGGATGGGATGCCCATGGAGCTGCTAAGAGTGAAGCAATCAACCATGGGTTCAAAGAACGCTGCCATGAAGTAGATCAACCCATTGCTGCCCTGCTGAAAGACCTCAAACAAAGAGGCCTTTTGGATGACACCTTGGTGGTATGGGGTGGAGAATTTGGCAGAACACCGATGAGGGAAAACCGAGGTGGCAAAGAAATGAAATTCGTTGGTCGTGACCATCACTTGGAGGCTTTCACTACTTGGATGGCCGGTGGCGGTATCAAACCAGGCATGACCTATGGTGAAACCGATGAGATTGGCTATTATGGAATCAAAGACCGTGTCCATGTCCACGACCTTCAAGCGACCATCCTGCATCAGTTGGGATTGAACCATGAAAAGCTCACCTACCATTTCCAAGGTCGGGACTTTAGGCTGACCGATGTTCATGGAGAAGTGGTGAAAAAAATCATTGCCTAATTGAACTATAATGACCATGAATAGTATCTTCATCTACTGATAACAATATTCCCTTAAGCATGAGAAAGACCGTTTACCTATTATTGATTTTTCAACTGATTACCATTCCTATTTTATATGCGCAAGGTGTGGATGCTGCTGCAGAAGAAACTTCAGACCTATGGTTGTTTATCGGTCGCTTTCACCCTTTGATCGTACATTTGCCAATTGGTTTTATCATGCTTGCCTTCCTGATGGAAGTCATGGCGAGGTGGCCCAAATTCAAGCATTTGGAGCAAAGTGTTTCCTTTGTCCTGACCTTGGGCATCTTGAGTTCGGTGGGTGCCGCTGTCTTTGGCTATCTGCTTTCCCTCAGTGGAGAATACCAAGGAAGCACCTTGGATTGGCACCTTTGGCTGGGCTTGTCCACCTTGGGTTTTGCCATCATTGCCTTGGTGTTAAAAGTAAAACAAGCCAATACCGCATACTTCACCTTTCTATCGGCCAGTGTCATTTGCTTGACCTTGACAGGACACCTTGGCGGTAATCTTACCCATGGCTCGGATTACCTAGTGCGGTATATGCCCAACACTCTTCGTGCCATGACGGGTATGCCACCCAAGCCAGAGAGCAAGCACAAGCCCATCACCAATTTGGAAGAAGCCATTGTCTTTGATGACCTGATCAAGCCTATCACGGACAATAGCTGTGAAAGCTGCCACAACGCCGAAAAAACCAAAGGAAACCTTAGGCTGGATACCAAAGAAGGATTCCTTAAAGGGGGTGAAAATGGCCCATCACTGGTGCCCGGACAAGCAGCCCACAGTGAGCTGATCAAAAGGGTTAAACTCCCCAAAGACCATGAAGATGTGATGCCTCCTGAAGGTAAAAAGCCCTTGAGCAAAGAGGAAATTGCCCTGCTGGAATGGTGGATCAATAATGACGCTTCCTTTGATAAGAAAGTCGCCGAAGTAGAAGTCCCTGATGATATCAAGGAAATCCTTGATGCCTTGGTCAATCCACAGCAATCCAGCCTGAGCCCTCTTTATGCCATGGAGGTCAAGCCTGCTTCTCAAGATGAGGTGGAAACACTAAAAGAAATGGGCTTTTCCGTTTCTCCTATTTCTGCAGAAAGCCCATTTATCCAAGTGAGCTATTTGATTTCAGGACAACCCCTGAACGATGAAAGCATAAAAGCCATAAAAAAAGTGGCCAAGCAAACCACTTGGCTTAATCTGGGCAAGGCAGCTTTGGCAGATGGGCAGAAATTCACCTTCCTGAAAGACTTCAACCACCTGACCCAATTGCATTTGGAAAAAACTGCCATCACGGACGAAGAAGTGAAGGACCTGGCCCAAATGGAATTTCTGGAATACCTGAACCTGTACAATACGGCCATTACGGACAAAAGTGTGGAACCCCTCACCGCCCTGAAAAGGCTGAGAAAGATTTACCTTTGGGAAACCCAAGTGAGTGAAGATGGAAAATCTTCCCTGCAAAAAGCCATCCCTGAGTTGGCCATTATCGCTGATGGACTTCCCCAAAACTTTGATGTCCCTTTGGACTCCCTCAATGACAGTACCGTCATTGCCACCAAATAATTGAATACTTTGAATAGCGCTAATAGCCATTGAATACCAAAACATGAAGAAGAACAACCAATTTGACCGAAGAAAATTTATAAAATCCAGCTCTGCCCTGGTAACCTCCAGCTTTTTACTGCCCAATATCAACTTTGGAATGAGCAAAAATCCAGAAGATGAAATCATCGGGCATGGTGACTTCAAATACAAAGTCAACAAAAACTGGGGTACACAAGACCCCGCCAAGTACCCTGTAAAAGACTGCCATGAGATGGTACAGGACAAGCAGGGCCGATTGATCCTGCTTACCAATGAAACCAAAAACAATGTCATCTTCTATGACCGCTCCGGTAAAATCCTCAAAACCTGGGGCAATGACTTCCCGGGTGCCCATGGCCTGACCTTGCATGAAGAAGGTGGAGAGGAATTCCTTTATATCACCGATCATGACCGTCATCAAGTTTTCAAGACGACCTTGGACGGTAGGATCCTTTTGGTATTGGACTACCCCAAAGAGACAGGCATGTATGAAGGGCCCAGCCAATACAAACCTACCGAAACCGCCATCGGCCCCAATGGAGATATCTATGTCGCAGATGGTTATGGCAAAAGCTACGTCATCCAATACTCCCCAAAAGGAGAATATATCCGTCACTTTGCCGGACAAGGCAATGGAGAGGCGCAGGTCAAGCAAGCCCATGGCGTATGTTTGGATACCCGAAAAGGAACACCTGAGCTTTTGGTCACTTCCCGTGCAGCCCAGGAATTTAAGCGCTTCAACCTGAATGGTGAACATTTGGAAACCATCACCACACCCGGTGCCTGGATCTGTCGTCCGGTGATCAAAGGAGACAACCTTTACTTTGCCGTGATTGTCTCCAAAAGCTGGGAGAATTACGATGGCTTTGTAATGGTCTTGGACAAAGACAATAAAGTGGTGTCTTCACCAGGTGGTACCAAGCCTACTTATGTGGATGGTAAGCTTCAAGTCAGCGAACATATAGGCCAGGCCTTTATGAATCCCCATGATGTTTGCATCGACCAAGATGAAAATATCTATGTCCCCCAGTGGGCCTCCGAAAAAACTTACCCGATCCTATTGGAAAGGGTTTAAACCATTACTTATCAAAACAAGTTGGTCCTCGCTTGCAGCGAGGACCTTTTTTTATAGCATTGCGTTTGCAAAATCGGTTGAGAGGAAGTAAAAGTCGGTTTAGCTTGGAGATACTGCATAGAGGATCAGGGGAGCTTCTTTTCCTTTGAGAGGAATACTTCCCATCTGCTCAAAGTGGAAAGTATTAGTTTCCAGGTCTTGCTTTAGCAGGCTTGAAATCAACAGTTCTTGTCCTAGGGCATTACATTGGCTTTGGATGCGGGCAGCGGTGTTGATGGTGTCACCATGAAAGGCAATTTCTTTTTTAAATTTCCCCACTTCAGTCATAGTCACCACACCGGCATGTAGGCCTGCTTTGAAATGGGGCAGGCAACCGTACTGTCGATGGTAATAATCCTGCTTGGTGGCCAGTTGCTGCTTAAAGTTAAAAAAGGATTTGAGGCAATTTTGGTATTTAATCCCTTCCTCTAGCTTCCAGGTGAGGATCGCTTCATCACCCACATATTGATAGATCTCCGCATCATTTTCAGCCACAATACCCAGATCATTGAAACAGTCCTGAATCAACTTGCTGTATTGAATATGCCCTAGCCTTTCGGCATGTGTGGTAGACGATTGAAGGTCCAAAAACATAAAGATCCGCTCTACCTCCCTTGGGGTGTAGAATTTTCCCCGAAAAAGTTGCCACAGGTTATCCCCTCCAAAATAAAGCTGGACTTGTCGCAGGGCAAACATCAACCCATCGACCACCACAATATAAAAGTAAATGGCAAAGCTTCCCGGTTCGAATGCAAATTCCAAATAGCTGATTTCATCACCAAAAATCCAATAGGCCAAGGAGACTATGGTCCAAAGAAATAAGATAACATAACCTAGCCTTGCCGCCAAAAGACCCTGCAGGGACATTTTCTTATAGCCATGCTTTTCGGTTAAAAT harbors:
- a CDS encoding c-type cytochrome domain-containing protein; protein product: MRKTVYLLLIFQLITIPILYAQGVDAAAEETSDLWLFIGRFHPLIVHLPIGFIMLAFLMEVMARWPKFKHLEQSVSFVLTLGILSSVGAAVFGYLLSLSGEYQGSTLDWHLWLGLSTLGFAIIALVLKVKQANTAYFTFLSASVICLTLTGHLGGNLTHGSDYLVRYMPNTLRAMTGMPPKPESKHKPITNLEEAIVFDDLIKPITDNSCESCHNAEKTKGNLRLDTKEGFLKGGENGPSLVPGQAAHSELIKRVKLPKDHEDVMPPEGKKPLSKEEIALLEWWINNDASFDKKVAEVEVPDDIKEILDALVNPQQSSLSPLYAMEVKPASQDEVETLKEMGFSVSPISAESPFIQVSYLISGQPLNDESIKAIKKVAKQTTWLNLGKAALADGQKFTFLKDFNHLTQLHLEKTAITDEEVKDLAQMEFLEYLNLYNTAITDKSVEPLTALKRLRKIYLWETQVSEDGKSSLQKAIPELAIIADGLPQNFDVPLDSLNDSTVIATK
- a CDS encoding 6-bladed beta-propeller; amino-acid sequence: MKKNNQFDRRKFIKSSSALVTSSFLLPNINFGMSKNPEDEIIGHGDFKYKVNKNWGTQDPAKYPVKDCHEMVQDKQGRLILLTNETKNNVIFYDRSGKILKTWGNDFPGAHGLTLHEEGGEEFLYITDHDRHQVFKTTLDGRILLVLDYPKETGMYEGPSQYKPTETAIGPNGDIYVADGYGKSYVIQYSPKGEYIRHFAGQGNGEAQVKQAHGVCLDTRKGTPELLVTSRAAQEFKRFNLNGEHLETITTPGAWICRPVIKGDNLYFAVIVSKSWENYDGFVMVLDKDNKVVSSPGGTKPTYVDGKLQVSEHIGQAFMNPHDVCIDQDENIYVPQWASEKTYPILLERV
- a CDS encoding adenylate/guanylate cyclase domain-containing protein, with the translated sequence MKLQNKRKWAIIRQYMVGWCLAFIFLSIVRGEGTEELGSVQFELGKAIWVSLIGGVIFGAISGYAQILTEKHGYKKMSLQGLLAARLGYVILFLWTIVSLAYWIFGDEISYLEFAFEPGSFAIYFYIVVVDGLMFALRQVQLYFGGDNLWQLFRGKFYTPREVERIFMFLDLQSSTTHAERLGHIQYSKLIQDCFNDLGIVAENDAEIYQYVGDEAILTWKLEEGIKYQNCLKSFFNFKQQLATKQDYYHRQYGCLPHFKAGLHAGVVTMTEVGKFKKEIAFHGDTINTAARIQSQCNALGQELLISSLLKQDLETNTFHFEQMGSIPLKGKEAPLILYAVSPS
- a CDS encoding 6-bladed beta-propeller, which gives rise to MNRRQFAKFSVLASSAIAFPNINYGKERSSKNPIIGHGDFKYKVYQDWGTQSPLKYPVKDCHEMVQDKKGRLILLTNETKNNVIFYSRSGKVLKTWGHDFPGAHGLTLHQEGEEEFLYITDHDRHQVFKTTLDGKILLTLDFPKETGVYDKPEQYRPTETAIGPNGDIYVTDGYGQSYVIQYSSKGEYIRHFGGRGNEENQLKQAHGICLDTRNPDNLELLVTSRGAKEFKRFTLDGKYLATIKTPGCAINRGVIKGKNLYFSVLETKTPWAYDGMVIVLNENNEIVSAPGGSAPKYIDGMLQNMVSDNISFMNPHDVCIDEDENIYVPQWLSGRTYPVKLERV
- a CDS encoding DUF1501 domain-containing protein — protein: MNIFEEEQYRQAELNTRRQFLRKCISGMGGIALGSLMGSALTSCGSDSSSSGLVRSSDNPMGALPSHFLPKAKRVIYLHMAGAPSQLELFDYKPELQKLDGLDCPPSLLEGKRFAFIKGTPKMLGPQFNFAQHGQSGAWMSDRLPHLSSCVDDMTFLKAMHTNEFNHAPAQLLLQTGSARLGKPSMGSWVTYGLGSENQNLPGFMVLVSGGKTPSAGKSIWGSGFLPTVYQGVQCRSKGDPVLYLSDPKGMSKALREQSIQAINKLNQKQFEEIGDPEIMTRISQYEMAFKMQTSVPETMDIKDEPEYIHKMYGTQPGQSSFANNCLLARRLAEKGVRFIQLYHWGWDAHGAAKSEAINHGFKERCHEVDQPIAALLKDLKQRGLLDDTLVVWGGEFGRTPMRENRGGKEMKFVGRDHHLEAFTTWMAGGGIKPGMTYGETDEIGYYGIKDRVHVHDLQATILHQLGLNHEKLTYHFQGRDFRLTDVHGEVVKKIIA
- a CDS encoding PSD1 and planctomycete cytochrome C domain-containing protein — translated: MMTRYLIFFLSIFTVGILTFFSCNNQEEKVDFNAEVRPILNSKCITCHGGVKQSGDFSLLFESEALAATKSGHPAIIPGDAEGSEMIKRILEDDPEQRMPPEGPSLSKDEVNILKKWINQGAKWEDHWSFVAPEKPELPQADLQEWEENPIDHFVLDKIEEKGLSPSPQADANTLARRLSLDIIGLPPTPEMVQKLNSDPSLKNYESLVDELLDAPQFGEKWASMWLDLARYADSKGYEKDLHRDMWKYRDWVIKAFNQDMPFDQFTIEQLAGDLLPNPSKDQLIATGFHRNTMTNDEGGTDDEEFRVAAVLDRVNTTWEVWQGITFACVQCHSHPYDPIKHDEYYEFYAFFNNTADEDSYPVEKPVIPVYTEVDNQKREELLNWIDSVKSNKVNYRFASTIKEKEAELNEIKQYTLPVMQELPEEERRKTFVFERGNWTTHGKEVTPGVPGSMPNLESNTKPDRLSMAKWLVSEENPLTARVMVNRIWGQLFGKGLVETQEDFGSQGIEPTHPELLDWLAIEWMQKDQWHLKALIKRIVMSATYRQSSEVSPKTLKIDAANDYLSRAPRVRLSAEQVRDQALAVSGLLSDKMYGPSVMPYQPEGIWQAVYNGSSWEKSKGEDQYRRAVYTYLRRTSPYPSMTAFDGPSREFCVNRRIDTNTPLQALVTLNDAVFVEAAQEVAKKMQAAADQTKDQIIYGYELALFQSPSEEDMKILMELYTNAHSHFETTGKGLENMDNKTTDPALNSLTVVANAILNLDKFITKN